A part of Aegilops tauschii subsp. strangulata cultivar AL8/78 chromosome 2, Aet v6.0, whole genome shotgun sequence genomic DNA contains:
- the LOC109774617 gene encoding disease resistance protein Pik-2-like, with translation MTHIRGTIRGESARRACDVRHGARVEDPVLSAVGLLMVDGELIDPNGTELASRMGKVDLVKLVAKCGGLLKVVAAIGKVSWAFLEHMNDDFMFKLETDPQFHSLSGLLSWMHSYFDACPDSVKPCIFYLSVFPASSKIRRGYLLRRWIAEGYCRDTPGCTAKENAQKRLSELVELSIIQQGTRQSNCLSELVQWSITQQATSKNNFKVNGFFLEYIISRPMEDNLVFALDGRCSPNTQRTGQHLTIMADWHRDQNVFESIDFARLRSLTVFGTWCSFFISDKMKRLRVLDLEDMIAVTNDDLEQIFLKLLSLKFISLRGCRKISRLPDTLEGLRQLQTLDVRFTSIVMLPSAIIKLHKLQYIRAGTDQDWTSASTSSEFEGRDSSISAGQPTVPASPENPAQAARSPEASHRSMVPKVGWASKLSRTWSSCAPHHNGGVKVPVGIEKLAALHAVGVVNVSAAGGEAFLKQLARLTQLLKLRVCGINKKNWELLCSALSDHGRLESLSVRFDEDCLGDSFKPPMTLKSLKLYGPMSRLPDTIKALVNLKKLDLEMTITGPDDVHFFLKEKLPCMIILNRLCINVQGDQKVDLASRAFPCFEFNWDDPCKPRVLKMDCSSKLEVIFRYGGIFEYVEVLIIQCSKGSSFRVSGDVGLSGMDGLKTVWLKGSYSEELRQQLKELVDDHSRKPVLKLEPLQ, from the exons TGAGAGTGCTCGCCGTGCCTGCGATGTGCGACATGGTGCCCGTGTCGAGGATCCAGTCTTAAGCGCCGTCGGCCTGCTGATGGTGGATGGAGAG CTTATTGATCCTAACGGCACGGAGCTGGCTAGTCGAATGGGAAAGGTGGACCTTGTAAAACTTGTGGCCAAATGCGGTGGGCTTCTGAAAGTAGTGGCTGCCATAGGCAAAGTCTCGTGGGCATTCTTGGAGCATATGAATGACGACTTTATGTTCAAATTGGAGACTGATCCTCAATTCCATAGTTTGAGTGGTCTTTTATCTTGGATGCATTCCTACTTTGATGCTTGTCCAGATTCGGTAAAGCCATGTATCTTCTACCTTTCTGTCTTCCCTGCAAGCAGCAAAATTAGGCGAGGCTATTTACTGagaagatggatcgctgagggcTACTGCAGGGACACACCTGGTTGTACCGCAAAGGAGAATGCACAAAAGCGTTTGTCTGAGCTCGTTGAATTGAGCATAATCCAGCAAGGAACAAGACAGAGCAATTGTTTGTCTGAGCTCGTTCAATGGAGCATAACCCAGCAAGCAACAAGCAAGAACAATTTTAAAGTCAATGGTTTCTTCCTTGAATACATCATCTCGCGGCCAATGGAGGATAATCTTGTTTTTGCATTAGATGGACGTTGCAGTCCAAACACGCAACGCACAGGACAACATCTGACCATAATGGCAGACTGGCACAGGGACCAAAATGTGTTTGAGAGCATCGACTTCGCACGGCTGCGGTCTTTGACGGTGTTTGGCACATGGTGTTCATTCTTTATCTCCGACAAGATGAAGCGACTTCGAGTGCTGGACCTAGAAGACATGATAGCTGTAACAAATGATGACCTTGAGCAGATATTTCTGAAGCTGTTGAGCCTCAAGTTCATCTCCCTACGAGGATGCAGGAAGATTAGTCGTCTGCCTGATACATTGGAAGGGCTAAGGCAGCTACAGACTCTGGATGTAAGATTCACCTCCATAGTCATGTTGCCATCTGCTATCATCAAGCTTCATAAGCTGCAATACATCCGTGCTGGTACAGATCAAGATTGGACATCAGCATCAACATCATCAGAGTTTGAAGGCCGTGATAGCAGCATATCTGCAGGGCAGCCAACAGTACCAGCATCTCCCGAAAACCCAGCACAGGCAGCTAGATCACCAGAAGCCTCGCACAGGTCAATGGTACCAAAGGTGGGATGGGCATCCAAACTTTCACGTACCTGGAGCTCGTGTGCCCCACATCATAATGGTGGTGTTAAGGTTCCTGTGGGGATTGAAAAACTTGCAGCCTTGCATGCTGTTGGTGTGGTGAATGTCAGTGCAGCAGGTGGGGAGGCCTTTCTGAAGCAGCTGGCAAGACTGACCCAATTGCTCAAGCTCAGAGTGTGCGGCATCAATAAAAAAAACTGGGAGCTGCTGTGTTCTGCCCTCTCGGATCATGGCCGTCTCGAATCCTTGTCAGTGCGATTCGACGAGGATTGCCTCGGCGATAGCTTCAAGCCACCCATGACCCTGAAGAGCCTTAAGTTGTACGGGCCTATGAGCAGATTGCCAGACACTATCAAGGCTCTTGTCAATCTCAAAAAGTTGGATCTTGAGATGACTATTACAGGGCCAGATGACGTGCACTTCTTCTTGAAAGAAAAATTGCCATGTATGATTATCCTTAATCGTCTCTGCATCAACGTGCAAGGAGACCAGAAGGTAGATTTAGCCTCTAGGGCATTCCCGTGCTTCGAGTTCAACTGGGATGATCCTTGTAAACCTCGGGTCCTCAAGATGGATTGCAGCTCCAAGTTAGAGGTAATTTTCCGTTATGGAGGCATATTTGAATATGTTGAGGTGCTGATAATCCAGTGCTCTAAAGGATCATCTTTCCGGGTTTCTGGGGACGTTGGGCTAAGTGGTATGGACGGTCTCAAGACAGTCTGGCTTAAGGGTTCCTACAGCGAGGAACTACGGCAGCAGCTGAAGGAACTTGTTGACGATCATAGTAGGAAGCCAGTCTTGAAGCTGGAGCCACTGCAATAG